A stretch of Gimesia chilikensis DNA encodes these proteins:
- a CDS encoding DUF58 domain-containing protein, translated as MDDYHKYLDPQTLAKVQNLDLAARQIVEGYVSGSHKSPFHGFSAEFAQHREYAVGDDLRYVDWKVYAKSDRYYLKQFEAETNFTCYLLLDCSESMRYKSADAALSKWEYGRLVAAALAYVVIKQQDAAGLCTVSDKVNDFLRPASQPTHLKQIYYTLENTPVAGESGLGKVFHELAERINRRSLIIIISDLFDDLESVLLGLKHFRHRKHDVSLLQVIDPAEQDFPFQEPVLFHGLENLPEQMVEPRALKKAYQEEFEKFLKTVQRGCRDLKLDYSLIRTDQSLDVALSAFLSHRQSRVGS; from the coding sequence ATGGACGATTACCACAAGTATTTAGATCCGCAGACGCTCGCTAAAGTTCAGAATCTGGACCTGGCAGCGCGTCAGATCGTGGAAGGCTATGTTTCAGGGTCCCACAAGAGCCCCTTTCACGGCTTCTCCGCCGAGTTTGCGCAGCACCGGGAATACGCGGTGGGGGATGACCTGCGTTACGTCGACTGGAAAGTCTATGCCAAGTCGGACCGCTATTATCTGAAACAGTTTGAAGCCGAGACCAACTTCACCTGTTACCTGCTGCTCGACTGCAGCGAATCGATGCGCTACAAGTCCGCGGATGCGGCTCTGTCCAAGTGGGAGTATGGTCGACTGGTCGCTGCAGCCCTGGCATACGTCGTGATCAAACAACAGGACGCTGCGGGCTTGTGTACCGTCAGCGACAAGGTAAATGATTTTCTCCGCCCCGCCAGTCAGCCGACGCATCTGAAACAGATTTATTACACGCTCGAAAACACACCTGTCGCCGGAGAATCCGGCCTGGGTAAGGTCTTCCACGAACTGGCCGAACGCATCAACCGCCGTAGCCTGATTATCATCATCAGCGATCTGTTCGATGACCTTGAATCGGTGCTGCTGGGCCTGAAACATTTCCGGCATCGCAAACACGATGTCAGCCTGCTGCAGGTGATAGATCCCGCGGAGCAGGACTTCCCCTTCCAGGAACCGGTGCTGTTTCATGGCTTGGAAAATCTACCCGAACAGATGGTTGAACCTCGAGCTTTGAAGAAAGCCTACCAGGAGGAGTTCGAAAAGTTTCTCAAAACCGTTCAACGTGGCTGTCGCGATCTGAAACTCGATTACAGCCTGATCCGCACCGATCAGTCGCTGGATGTCGCCCTGTCCGCATTCCTGTCGCATCGTCAGTCCCGCGTCGGTTCTTAA
- a CDS encoding AAA family ATPase — translation MEASDLEAVEKLHQAYERLLQEVNHVVIGQHKVVEELMISLLAGGHCLLVGVPGLAKTLIVHTLADTLNLSFNRVQFTPDLMPADITGTDVIQEDKITGNRDFKFLAGPVFANVVLADEINRTPPKTQAALLEAMQEHQVTAGGRKHKLPVPFFVLATQNPIEQEGTYPLPEAQLDRFMFEIKVEYPTEEEEFAIVRQTTSDESYAVKKVLELDELLSFQSLVRRVPVADHVIRYAMQFARMTRIIATDDARAADIPDFIREYVSWGAGPRASQNLVLGAKARTILHGRLYVSTDDVRAVAHPVLRHRIITNFNAEADGMSPDKIVDRLIELIPVDSSQEKLDGRLPQVFRSADAR, via the coding sequence ATGGAAGCTTCCGATCTGGAAGCCGTCGAAAAATTACACCAGGCCTACGAACGACTTCTGCAGGAAGTGAACCACGTCGTGATTGGCCAGCACAAGGTCGTCGAGGAGTTGATGATCTCGCTGCTGGCAGGCGGACATTGTCTGCTGGTAGGAGTTCCGGGGCTGGCTAAGACACTCATCGTCCACACCCTGGCTGACACACTGAACCTCTCGTTCAACCGCGTGCAGTTCACGCCTGACCTGATGCCCGCCGACATCACCGGGACCGACGTGATTCAGGAAGACAAAATCACGGGCAACCGCGATTTCAAATTCCTGGCAGGCCCTGTGTTTGCCAACGTGGTTCTCGCCGACGAGATCAACCGTACGCCTCCCAAAACGCAGGCAGCCCTGCTGGAAGCGATGCAGGAGCATCAGGTCACCGCGGGGGGACGTAAACACAAACTGCCGGTTCCGTTCTTTGTACTCGCGACACAAAACCCGATCGAACAGGAAGGCACCTATCCGCTGCCCGAAGCGCAGCTCGACCGGTTCATGTTTGAAATCAAAGTCGAGTATCCCACCGAGGAAGAAGAGTTTGCCATCGTCAGGCAGACAACCTCGGATGAATCGTATGCAGTGAAAAAAGTTCTTGAGCTGGATGAGCTGCTTTCTTTTCAGTCGCTGGTCCGTCGCGTTCCGGTAGCCGATCATGTGATCCGGTATGCGATGCAGTTCGCCCGCATGACGCGTATTATTGCCACCGACGATGCCCGGGCGGCAGACATTCCCGATTTCATTCGCGAATATGTCAGCTGGGGTGCCGGCCCCCGCGCCAGCCAGAACCTGGTCCTGGGTGCCAAAGCCCGGACGATTCTGCATGGCAGACTGTATGTGAGCACCGACGATGTGCGAGCGGTTGCGCATCCGGTACTCCGGCATCGCATCATCACCAATTTCAATGCGGAAGCCGACGGGATGTCTCCCGATAAAATCGTCGATCGCCTGATTGAACTCATCCCCGTCGATTCCTCGCAGGAAAAACTGGATGGACGATTACCACAAGTATTTAGATCCGCAGACGCTCGCTAA